One window of the Thermasporomyces composti genome contains the following:
- a CDS encoding FGGY-family carbohydrate kinase codes for MYLGIDIGTSVTKAAVFDADGRLRAVEARRTRLDSPTDGWFEQDPDEVLESVAAVVRAVVTTVGTPPTVVGLTGQGDGVWLVDADGRPVRPAISWMDGRAVAILRRWVADEVVEKVFRTTGNTMFPGSAAPILAWLAQHEPDTLARAATAGYCKDVVMQRLTGVRATDSSDASLPFLNPHSRRYDDDVLAWTGLSAWAHLLAPIVTPRPTGTLTAEAADLLGLPAGTPVAAGPFDLPACALGSGVGRPGEGHVIIGTTLACQVLVDRVDTSGEVAGMTLATATQGRWLRAMPAMVGTAAIDWVLDLVGESHEALEGLLAQAPRGARGVTCLPYFSPAGERAPFLEPAARASFDGLTVQTTKADVVRAACEAVAFAARHCFEAAGLSGEVAACGGGTRSATWLQIFADVLGRPVRIAPQPETGARGAVLAALDALGHQVDLATWTAPDGVVEPGPDATYYAEAYAGFRARVDAARERWKGDE; via the coding sequence ATGTACCTCGGGATCGACATCGGCACCTCGGTGACCAAGGCCGCCGTCTTCGACGCCGACGGGCGGCTGCGGGCGGTCGAGGCGCGTCGGACTCGGCTCGACAGCCCTACGGACGGCTGGTTCGAGCAGGATCCGGACGAGGTGCTGGAGTCGGTCGCCGCCGTCGTCCGCGCTGTGGTGACCACGGTCGGCACTCCGCCGACCGTGGTGGGGCTCACCGGCCAGGGAGACGGGGTGTGGCTGGTCGACGCCGACGGCCGCCCGGTGCGTCCGGCGATCTCCTGGATGGACGGCCGCGCCGTCGCCATCCTGCGGCGCTGGGTGGCCGACGAGGTGGTGGAGAAGGTGTTCCGCACCACCGGCAACACCATGTTCCCCGGCTCGGCTGCCCCGATCCTCGCGTGGCTGGCCCAGCACGAGCCTGACACCTTGGCCCGTGCCGCCACCGCCGGCTACTGCAAGGACGTCGTCATGCAGCGGCTCACCGGGGTTCGGGCCACGGACTCCTCCGACGCGTCGCTGCCGTTCCTGAACCCGCACAGCCGTCGCTACGACGACGACGTGCTCGCCTGGACGGGCCTGTCGGCGTGGGCGCACCTGCTCGCGCCGATCGTGACCCCGCGCCCGACCGGGACGCTCACCGCCGAGGCGGCCGACCTGCTCGGCCTGCCGGCCGGCACACCGGTCGCCGCCGGGCCCTTCGACCTGCCGGCCTGCGCCCTGGGGTCGGGCGTCGGGCGACCTGGCGAGGGGCACGTCATCATCGGGACCACGCTGGCCTGCCAGGTCCTCGTCGACCGCGTGGACACCTCCGGCGAGGTGGCGGGGATGACCCTGGCCACGGCGACCCAGGGCAGGTGGCTCCGGGCGATGCCGGCCATGGTCGGCACGGCCGCGATCGACTGGGTGCTCGACCTGGTCGGGGAGTCGCACGAGGCGCTGGAGGGGCTGCTCGCCCAGGCGCCGCGCGGCGCTCGTGGGGTCACGTGCCTGCCGTACTTCTCCCCGGCCGGGGAGCGGGCGCCGTTCCTGGAGCCGGCCGCCCGAGCCAGCTTCGACGGGCTCACCGTGCAGACGACCAAGGCCGACGTGGTGCGCGCCGCCTGCGAGGCGGTGGCGTTCGCCGCCCGACACTGCTTCGAGGCGGCGGGCCTGTCCGGTGAGGTGGCGGCGTGCGGGGGAGGCACCCGCAGCGCGACGTGGCTGCAGATCTTCGCCGATGTGCTCGGCCGACCGGTGCGGATCGCGCCGCAGCCGGAGACGGGAGCCCGGGGCGCGGTGCTCGCCGCGCTCGACGCGCTCGGTCACCAGGTCGACCTGGCCACCTGGACGGCCCCCGACGGGGTGGTGGAGCCGGGACCAGACGCGACGTACTACGCCGAGGCCTACGCCGGCTTTCGCGCCCGCGTGGACGCCGCGCGCGAGCGATGGAAGGGAGACGAGTGA
- a CDS encoding 2-hydroxyacid dehydrogenase, protein MTEPRTILVAGDEFVLPESLRGALVEEVGSGHEVRELALPWPSTPFGPVAEVDEASGTEEEVIAALDGVEIAVTHLAPFTAKVFANAPTLRLVVVSRGGPVNVNLDAATERGVAVCYAPGRNANAVAEFTIGLTIATCRNLVAGHSGLATGSWPGHFYQYAHAGFEIAGSTVGLVGYGAVGRLVGRLFTAFGARVLAYDPYVADMEPGVTKVEDLSELLAASDIVSLHQRVTPETRGQIGAAEIARMRRGAVLINTARGAVLDYDALCDALDSGHLAAAGLDVYATEPLPPDSRLLRTRNVVLAPHIAGCSREVAERAARICAAEVGRWLRGEPLRNCANPVVLEG, encoded by the coding sequence ATGACCGAGCCACGGACGATCCTCGTCGCCGGCGACGAGTTCGTGCTGCCGGAGTCCTTGCGAGGCGCCCTCGTCGAGGAGGTGGGCTCCGGCCACGAGGTGCGCGAGCTGGCGTTGCCGTGGCCGTCGACCCCGTTCGGCCCCGTGGCGGAGGTGGACGAGGCGTCCGGGACCGAGGAAGAGGTCATCGCCGCGCTCGACGGGGTGGAGATCGCGGTGACGCACCTGGCGCCGTTCACCGCGAAGGTGTTCGCCAACGCCCCCACGCTGCGTCTGGTCGTGGTGTCCCGAGGCGGGCCGGTCAACGTGAACCTGGACGCGGCGACCGAGCGCGGTGTCGCCGTCTGCTACGCGCCCGGGCGGAACGCCAACGCGGTCGCGGAGTTCACCATCGGCCTCACCATCGCGACCTGCCGCAACCTGGTGGCCGGGCACAGCGGTCTCGCCACGGGCTCCTGGCCGGGCCACTTCTACCAGTACGCCCACGCGGGCTTCGAGATCGCGGGCTCCACCGTCGGACTCGTCGGGTACGGCGCCGTCGGCCGTCTCGTGGGTCGGCTGTTCACGGCGTTCGGTGCGCGCGTGCTGGCCTACGACCCCTACGTCGCCGACATGGAGCCGGGCGTCACGAAGGTCGAGGACCTGAGCGAGCTGTTGGCGGCCTCCGACATCGTCAGCCTGCACCAGCGCGTCACGCCGGAGACGCGCGGTCAGATCGGCGCGGCCGAGATCGCGCGCATGCGGCGGGGCGCGGTGCTCATCAACACCGCCCGCGGCGCGGTGCTCGACTACGACGCGCTCTGCGACGCGCTGGACAGCGGCCACCTCGCCGCGGCCGGTCTGGACGTCTACGCCACCGAGCCGCTTCCGCCCGACTCGCGTCTGCTGCGCACCCGGAATGTCGTCCTGGCGCCCCACATCGCGGGATGCAGCCGCGAGGTGGCGGAGCGGGCGGCGCGCATCTGCGCCGCCGAGGTCGGCCGGTGGCTGCGCGGGGAACCGTTGCGCAACTGCGCCAATCCTGTGGTGCTGGAGGGGTAG
- a CDS encoding class II aldolase/adducin family protein, with amino-acid sequence MSDPIDELVALSRTLGEPHRDLVVLAEGNTSVRVDEGRMVVKTSGSRLGSASRDDFVEVETKPLLELIDSAETDDSLVDAAMRAARGGQERPRPSMEALVHAVCLRQPGVDVVAHTHPVAVNAILCSDQAERLVDGALFPDQVVVMGRHAVLVPYADPGLALARAVNAELERFVAEHGRPPKVVYLANHGIFVLAGSTAEALAVTEMTVKTARVLSGVLAVGRPRYLTEAQADRIDTRPDEALRRRRLAEGSPC; translated from the coding sequence GTGAGCGATCCGATCGACGAGCTGGTCGCGTTGTCACGCACGCTCGGCGAGCCGCACCGAGACCTCGTCGTGCTCGCGGAGGGCAACACCTCCGTGCGGGTCGACGAGGGTCGGATGGTGGTGAAGACGAGCGGATCGCGGCTCGGTAGCGCGAGTCGCGACGACTTCGTCGAGGTGGAGACCAAGCCACTGCTCGAGCTGATCGACTCCGCCGAGACCGACGACAGCCTGGTCGACGCGGCGATGCGCGCCGCGCGGGGCGGGCAGGAGCGACCGCGGCCCTCGATGGAGGCGCTCGTCCACGCGGTGTGCCTGCGTCAACCAGGCGTTGACGTCGTGGCCCACACCCATCCGGTCGCGGTGAACGCGATCCTCTGCTCCGACCAAGCCGAGCGGCTGGTCGACGGCGCGTTGTTCCCCGACCAGGTCGTGGTGATGGGCCGGCACGCGGTGCTCGTTCCGTACGCCGATCCCGGTCTCGCGCTCGCGCGCGCGGTGAACGCCGAGCTCGAGCGGTTCGTCGCCGAGCACGGCCGGCCGCCGAAGGTGGTCTACCTCGCCAATCACGGGATCTTCGTCCTCGCCGGCAGCACCGCGGAGGCGTTGGCGGTCACTGAGATGACGGTGAAGACGGCGCGGGTGCTCTCCGGGGTGCTCGCCGTCGGGCGTCCCCGGTACTTGACCGAGGCCCAGGCCGACCGGATCGACACCAGGCCGGACGAGGCGCTGCGGCGGCGCCGACTGGCGGAGGGGTCGCCATGCTGA